In Mercenaria mercenaria strain notata chromosome 13, MADL_Memer_1, whole genome shotgun sequence, a single window of DNA contains:
- the LOC128547721 gene encoding carbohydrate sulfotransferase 9-like: MDGGSSENIPDYGENRELGAIFAARQHHLRDVCLMKGHIPPLSMAESTFKGGTVVETRHNILYCPVEKVGSSFWKKTLTAMGRLGRLGSMFQVKPSKNNKLELYQNLRKSSNGTTYQKDWFMKTATSLIVVRDPYTKLFSAYVDKLYHPNYLFWKITGEQIAKKAKNKNSIVCGNDISFSSFIKFIISKTEGGGRKLNPHFTPIYEHCHPCKAKYEFIMKFENFKEDLYYIMDNWSARFNLNISFQDFERQAAINITSNHVKVCFSTIKKFSKICNIPVHNFYLRTWRFLQITGLLPKEIDMPFPNNGSSSRITKETYINVIKDVLSRDIDWARVKEQRHQALVQAYQSIDKTDLKKLKKIVRLDCQYFGYDETPHYLFEKSSEQFNYFDGISMS; encoded by the exons ATGG ATGGTGGTTCATCCGAAAACATACCAGATTATGGAGAAAACAGAGAACTTGGAGCAATATTTGCTGCTAGGCAACATCATCTTAGAGATGTATGTCTAATGAAAGGACACATTCCACCCCTCTCAATGGCTGAAAGTACATTCAAGGGGGGGACAGTCGTTGAAACTAGACATAACATTCTCTACTGTCCAGTAGAGAAGGTTGGTTCATCATTCTGGAAGAAGACTTTAACAGCTATGGGCCGTCTAGGAAGACTAGGCTCCATGTTCCAAGTGAAGccaagtaaaaataataaacttgAGCTATACCAAAATTTAAGAAAGTCTAGTAATGGAACCACATATCAGAAAGACTGGTTCATGAAAACTGCTACATCGCTTATTGTTGTTCGTGATCCATATACAAAATTGTTCTCCGCCTACGTAGATAAACTCTACCATCCAAACTATCTCTTTTGGAAGATCACAGGTGAACAAATTGCGAAaaaggcaaaaaataaaaatagtatcgTATGTGGAAATGACATCTCATTTTCTtcctttataaaatttataatttctaaaacAGAGGGAGGAGGAAGGAAACTTAACCCTCACTTTACTCCTATATACGAGCATTGTCACCCTTGCAAAGCAAAGTATGAGTtcataatgaaatttgaaaacttCAAGGAGGACCTTTACTATATTATGGATAACTGGAGTGCCAGATTTAACCTTAACATATCATTTCAGGATTTTGAAAGGCAAGCAGCAATAAATATTACTTCAAATCATGTAAAAGTCTGTTTCTCCACaatcaaaaaattttcaaaaatctgcAATATTCCTgtacataatttttatttacgCACATGGCGATTTCTCCAAATAACTGGACTTCTGCCAAAAGAAATTGATATGCCCTTTCCGAATAATGGAAGTTCCTCTCGTATAACAAAAGAAACGTACATAAACGTTATCAAAGATGTATTATCACGTGATATTGACTGGGCACGAGTGAAGGAACAACGGCACCAAGCTCTCGTGCAAGCGTACCAGAGTATCGATAAGACAGACCTGAAGAAACTAAAAAAGATAGTGAGACTCGATTGTCAATACTTTGGCTATGATGAAACTCCTCATTACTTGTTTGAGAAAAGTAGTGAACAATTTAACTATTTTGATGGAATAAGTATGTCCTAA